A portion of the Bacillus sp. es.034 genome contains these proteins:
- a CDS encoding serine hydrolase, producing the protein MKVALLISGAGLMITLIIIVAGVRQNAGKKDPGYLLNYLKHHKNWGLTVIRNGEKLVSVREDEMFPLASAMKTIVAIEYARQYGEKKLDPSRNVSLEELDRYYIPDTDGGANEDWITFSKEKGLLLGNTTTLENVVKGMVVFSSNANTDYLMDLLGIEEINGSLDGLGIEKHEALYPITGSMLIPTYLKMKNPSYTDDYIESKIMTMSEEEYIQTAQTVSETLKNGEKETYMENWLCSRSMQKVWSDRLPRSTTSEYASLMAELNSKTLFQKGTQERLDAIMEGIMEHPANRDWLKHAGQKGGSTEFLVTNAAYATDKEGNTTEVAIFTNELEAGELEKISGSLNSFMLHVLRDDDFRKKLKEL; encoded by the coding sequence ATGAAGGTTGCTTTACTCATTAGTGGAGCTGGTTTGATGATCACTTTGATCATCATTGTGGCAGGCGTTAGACAGAACGCGGGAAAAAAGGATCCAGGCTATCTGTTAAACTATTTAAAACATCATAAGAATTGGGGCTTAACAGTGATCCGAAATGGGGAAAAGCTCGTGTCCGTCAGGGAAGATGAGATGTTCCCGTTAGCAAGTGCAATGAAGACAATCGTAGCCATTGAATATGCAAGGCAATACGGGGAAAAGAAATTGGATCCTTCCCGGAACGTTTCCTTGGAAGAACTTGATCGATACTATATCCCTGATACGGATGGAGGAGCCAATGAAGACTGGATAACGTTTTCCAAAGAAAAGGGTCTACTGCTTGGAAATACGACTACCCTCGAAAACGTAGTGAAAGGGATGGTCGTATTCAGCTCTAACGCAAACACTGACTATTTAATGGATCTCCTTGGAATCGAGGAAATAAACGGATCACTGGACGGGTTGGGCATTGAAAAACACGAGGCACTCTACCCTATCACCGGATCCATGCTGATTCCAACGTATTTGAAAATGAAAAATCCGTCATATACGGATGACTATATTGAGTCGAAAATCATGACGATGTCAGAAGAAGAATACATACAAACAGCTCAAACCGTTTCAGAAACATTAAAAAATGGAGAAAAGGAAACGTACATGGAAAATTGGTTATGCAGTCGAAGTATGCAAAAGGTTTGGTCTGACAGACTCCCGCGCAGCACGACCTCTGAATATGCATCCCTCATGGCGGAGCTGAATTCTAAGACTCTTTTTCAAAAAGGGACACAGGAGCGTTTGGATGCAATCATGGAAGGTATCATGGAGCATCCTGCCAATCGTGACTGGTTAAAGCACGCCGGACAAAAAGGGGGATCGACGGAGTTCCTCGTTACGAATGCGGCGTATGCGACAGATAAAGAAGGAAATACAACAGAGGTTGCCATCTTCACAAACGAGTTGGAAGCTGGAGAATTAGAGAAGATATCAGGGAGTTTGAATTCATTCATGCTCCATGTTTTAAGGGATGACGATTTCCGAAAAAAGCTGAAAGAGTTATAA